tactgtatatatcaggCCGGAGGTCTCACCTCCATTATTCTACAATGCCTTGCACTGGAGGTCtgatatatacatacactactcccctctgtatacagccagtacacactacatataatctgctgtacagtactgtGTGATACAtagtatctactgtatatatcaggCCGGAGGTCTCACCTCCATTATTCTACAATGCTTTGCACTGGAGGTCtgatatatacatacactactcccctctgtatacagccagtacacactacatataatctgctgtacagtactgtGTGATACAtagtatctactgtatatatcaggCCGGAGGTCTCACCTCCATTATTCTACAATGCTTTGCACTGGAGGTCtgatatatacatacactactTCCCTCTGTATACAGCCAGTACACACTACATATaatctgatacattgtatcactgGGAATATTCATAGAATGTGTCCATATAGGACTAGGACATCTTCTCCATAGAAGACAACGACTCCTATAACAATATAGAACCAAGTCCATacaggagagctgcagcagacggCAGATAATATGAAGGACTAGTAAATCACGTAGTAATTACACCATGTCCAGAATGAACTTCTTCTCCATCTCATGATGAGACATTAGTGAGAGGCAGAATCCATCCCATCTCCAGCTCTCAGGTATACGGGGGTACATAGCTCTGAGATCAGTCCACACCAGAGGATCCAGTCACTACCAGGGTCTCCACAAGGCTTTGCTGCTGTCCAGGGGGCTGTGTTTGCTGGGGGTCTGGTGGATGGAGGATACAGGAGGAGATACAGCCCCGTATGTCATAGTGTGAGCCCcagggaggttctgcagcagctggatcTGGAGATCGGTCTGTTTGTGCTGGGACAGGAAGGTGATGGAGTCCTGGACGCAGGTGGAGAAGCCTTCTCTCTGGGCCTGGCTGGAGGCTGTGACATCTAGAACAGGAGAGACATACATGTCAGTGACAGCGTCCATCACCTGCTGCAATCTGCTCTCAGTAAGAAACATATGAGGGGTGTGAGGGGCCGGGACAGGACACTTACTTCTCTCCGCCATGTGGCGCTGCAGGAAGGTGACCGTCATCTCCAGGATATCGGCTTTCTCAGGTTTGGAGGGTAGCTCATGTCTCTGGAACGCCTTCTCCAGTAAGATGTGCAGCTGCTCAATGCTGCTGTTAATCCGGTCTCTCCTCATCTTCTCGATCACCGGTTTCCTCAGCTGCAGAGAAGACATAAGGGTCGGTTAGTTACATGGGGCAGTGGATGCACCTTTATGGCAGTGAAGAAGCACTTGATGCTATGAGAGGAGGAGATGTGGTAGATCAGCACTTACTTTTCTGGGCTGCTGGGTGAGGGGGTCATTAGCCGGGCTCTGGATGAGgctgacgctgtaaggagccatcGGTCAGTGTGCGGCAGTGTCCTCCCTGTAGATGGGATGTCAGTGATGTGCGGCCAGGGAGGCAGACAGCCCCTCTATATACCCCTCTCCTGCATAATGATGTGTGAGGATCAGAGCCAGCACAGGTTCCCACACTCAGCCTCCAATCACACAGCAGCGAGGACAATAGACGTGTGTCCATCTGGAGCCTCCAATACAGGAGATaatagaggctgctgggggcaagCTGTGACCGGAGTGTGGGAAAGACCTGCACCAAGATGCTATCTGCTGTAATGACATATTGCACTGACCACTGCTACTTTCACTATAGATCCGTTATTATCTGGGAGAGGAGCAGCGAATTGTCCGAATGCTTATTAAGATGACATATATGAGAATCCCTGGGGAAATAGTCATGAATAATATCTGAAAATGTGTCTTACAGCAAAAATTATCAActctaatagtaataataaatgaTAACTTTCTAGTAACAGGTCTCTACATAATATTCTTATAATCATCACTATCTGACATCAGAACTTGGCAACTATACAGAGAGGAGCAGCACTACAAAGACACCGCTTATCTCTTCCTGCAGTAGAGGCTTGCCATAGAGCAATTTTGCAAGTACTTGTAGTTCTTCTTCTGTACCAAACTCTGACTGATACATGATTCCCCCCTCAGCTATAGTATGTATTATGGAGTTCTGCTGCAGAAAAACTTTACACACCTCTGTTTCTGCAGAAtctcataacacacacctcagctgctgcagaacataataatacacacctcagctgctgcagaacatcataacacacatctcagctgctgcagaacatcataacacacatctcagctgctgcagaacatcataatacacgcctcagctgctgcagaacctcatagtagggttgttgcgataccaaaatttgtattcgatttcgataccataaaaagtattgcgatactcgataccattcgataccacgtggaaaaaataaaaatgcaaaaaaagctgcgtgcattccgcattttaaaaaatggcgaatcgcgcagttttagttattttttttctgttctggcgttcaccacataggagactttttttatattttaacagtttggacttttcggacgtggctatatgtgatatgtttatgtatttattgtttatatattttatatttaaaattgggaaaggggtgatttatatttaataatttgggggggaaaacatttttttttactgtttatttaataactatttccccacttaggggccagaacctgggatttttttcatcccttgtcctattcaccctgatagagctctattagggttaataggacttcacactctccctgctgccatgggctttgtgcacacagcagggagattaccatagcagccagggcttcagtagcgtcctcgctgccatggtaaccggtcggagccccaggattgcactgctggggctccgatcagaagctgccactgcaccaccaatgagaaggggaccctgtggccactgccatcaatgattttaatactggggggggagtgccaccaatgataatccTTAATACaggtgctggcagcagaatcacatagctgggagctgcgatcagcggcagctaaccccttaggtgccacacgtgaggggttaactgccgctgatcgtggCTATGTGATTTTGCTGCTGGCACCTGTAGTTGTATTAAACGAGGGAAACTGTCACCTAAAAACGCCTCctaaaccaccagcattacctaaagtagccagcagtatgttcctaaagatccttttcttcttctggccagatgcaccaaaatcttgaaaaaggAACTTTAATCCCCTGCATGTGCTATGTaaaggggcagcggcctcctcacttcaagtcaggataaccacgcccccttttccTGCCCCTTCACCTCTGATTGACAGCCGCGCATGTGAACGGTCTGACGCGCACTCACACCCGGGAGCCTGCGAAATGAGCAGATGAAAACTACCTAACAGCGGTGTACAGCAATGTGCAGGCACGCTAATAGAGACGTCAGGGCTCATGTGTGAGACTTCGACCGGCTTTGCTGTACCGCCAAAAACTATCATCTGGCTGTCAATtaacagcgaaggggcagggaaagggggcgtggttatcttgacttgaaacgaggaggccgctgcccccttgacttcaaactctgctgtAACATAGCGCGTACTTTTCGTTTTTCAAGATCTGGCCGGAGGTAGAAGGATCTTTAGAAACATGCTGCTGGttactttaaggtaatgctggtggtttgggaggcgttttttaggtgacaggttccctttaacttttcccgcctctcctctgcccctctctcttcttattggcagcagcggcatggggagagggagagagtgactccttcttccctttgctgctgagggaacatgagcgcgctgacagcagcgcgctcatgtacTGTGATGCTAGGCTGCGCAGCCAAGTATTAATAAAAGGCAAATCTTGGTATCGCATCGATAccaggacaaaagtatcgattgggtatcaatatttcgatacccgcaacaaccctactatACAGCAGCATCAACAAGGAAGAGGAGCGGGTTGGCTCTGTTTTCAACTGCAAGCATGGTATCTAAGTGGATAGACTGAGGGATGGGGCTCCTTCTGTCACTTCATTGGAATCCTTTGATGCGATTGTGTGGTGCCGATGGCTGTCATTACAAGTGAGAGACTACGAAAGTCTCCCAAACCTGCCATGGCTATatgactattaggcctcatgcacataacccTATTTTCAGTCCGCATTCCAGTCCgggcccattaatttcaatgtggcAGCAAAAGATGGAGACAGCatgccatgtgctgtccgcatctgcacgtCCTTTCCATGACttcggaaaaaaaatagaacatgtcctattcttgtcggacaagaataggcatttctatcatagggccagaCGATCCACATaatgccggtatctgtgttttgtggatccgcaatttgcagtctgTAAAAACTGATACAGTCATGCACATGAGGCTTAGGTTGTGCTCAAGGGATAGCTTTATTTCTAGGCAATGATACTTTGGTATACTGAGCGTCCCAAAGCTTTATAGAAGAGCGTATAGAAGTTATGATgcaaaaatcactgaaaataatgcactaacacaaaaGATGCAGCAATTCTATATAGActcgtgctcctcctctcattgtatgcttggtgcacacagaggtaactaggagcagcacactatatgtgcagggtctgctcgcctgaatatagatgcccaatggcataggtaggtttagagtaggtcctgcctgactgagactacCTTGGCGCTGGTTGGTGGGCATAGATGTGTGTTTGATCTAAATATATTGGCTTACAGTCTCAGAtttgagggcttagtccatatataatgtttgcatctattgtttgcattattttccatgattttttcctAATAAATGGTTTTTTatgcacatccgcatattcagttatcatatcgtgcaggatgttttgtatctttttctgtgatttttttatacTAAGTATTCCAGACTCTGCACATATATTGTGGTGCtactagttacctctgtgtgcagtcAAGCATCCAATGAGAGGAAGAGCACACACAGCTATATATACCTCCCAGGGGTTTAGTGAGGGGCGGCAGCTGGGGCATATGCCCCAGGCACAGAGGCTCAAGGGGCGCATCCACAGGGCAGTTCATTTACATGGTGAAGCAGGgaaccatcctctccctgcttcactgttctcCAGCACTTCCCAGCAGCCGCACATTGTGCTGCTGGCTGTATGGGAGGAGCGGTTAAAGCCCGGGAATCAGCCTCCTGCATAACCAGCAGCGCAATGTGTGTGTGAGCGCGTCGTGCTATTGCTGCTGGGGAACGCAGTATGTGCCGATCATCAGGGAAACTGGTTCTTTTATGGAGCTGGAGAGGGCACTAGGAGCAAAAGGGGGGCACAAagaggacataactacagtgagtgGACACAAAAGTGGGCagtactactgtgaggaggcacaaaggtgggtataactactgtgatgggaccACAAGGAAGCCATAAGTACTGTGAAGTGGACACAATtctggcattagtactgtgaggggcacaaaggtgggcataactactataagggggcataaaggtgggcataacgactgtgatgGGACCACAAgaaggccataactactgtgaagggcccacAAGgaagccataactactgtgaaggggccacaaggaagccataactactgtgaaggggctatAAGGAGAACATAACTACTGtaatggggcacaatgtggacataactactgtgaaacaGACACAATGTGGTCATTAGTACCGTGTGGTAGCACTAAGGAGAAAACAATGCCCTGGATTACCCTATTATATATTGGGATGGCTCGGTCTTACAGGGCAAGCACAGCGCCCCCTCCCGGgtatttcacaggggcagtcaccatcccttcctcaTGCAAATATTATTTTTGCTTTATCACCACAGTGACCTTGTTTGGGATCCATGcattattttcagtgatttttcttttttaaatgtagccatgcacatcctcATATTTATTGttcacattgtgcagaatgtttttttttaaaataatttttgcaggctttttttttgtttgtaggATATACTTAAGGGAGTGGCACCTGTCTGAATGCGCTCCTATTATCCCACCTGTGGAGTAGCagttttttgtgcacttttgccccgtcTGTCCCACAGGCGACTTTGACTAGGTGGTACATATACCTGTGTGTGCTCTTCCTCTCGTTGggtgcagcacactatatgtgcagggtctgctctcctgaatgtagatgcccactAGCATAAAGATAGGTTTTGGAGTAGGTTcatgcctgactgagaccaccttgtagctggtaggtgggcacagatgttctttgatcaaaatatattgggtaagaatctcagattttatcatatcagaatgagggcttagtctattcaaaatattagcattttctgtgatttttcttttataaatgtagccatgtacattcTCATATTTATCACATCATGCAGGAtgtttatttatctttttcagaactaaaataaataattgcattttaataaagtttattataAAGAAAATTAGAAATGTTtacaataaaaaagtaatatatatttttttgtttgttttatttttttaaaaagcaaaaaacacaaaataaaaaagttatacccCTTGGAATGAGGTGACATAAGAACAatggggcatatttattaagaaCGGTGTTTTAGACACTAGTTTTAATATCccctatacctggcggtggatccaccgaagtttCGAAGAGGCCTGACCTGTAAATAATTTTAGCGGATcctccgccacttctaaatgtaagacagctttctagctgtcttacatttagaccgttttctaaaacaggcatagaaaatagtaaATGCCGGCCGGTCCgttcccttccccgcccatgccatgcccacttttttagacctggcgtgatggACTGGGAAAAGGACTTTTGCGCcagaatctgcaccagaaatacgcataatttaggcatatttctgtttaataaatgaccccctatatttttttccccatgaaaTGTGCTATCAAtgcgcaaaagtagtaaaacatagaCAGTTATATACAGAATATTTGGAATCACCCTAATTGTACATCCCACAGAATAAAGGTCATCTGTATGCCACTCTGTGAAAATCTTACATTTAAAAATGCAAAGAAACAATGGTCAAATTAGATTTTTTGGCCATTCTCCTCAAGAAATAGTTTATAAAAATTTATCAGTAAGTTGTTAAGTATCCAAACATGGTGAGACAGAaaagttattccacaaaacaaaaagCCTCATATGGGTAtattgaaagaaaaagaaaaatgaatggCTCTCCTAATGTGGTGactaaaaaatactaaaaactcCGCCAGATCAGTAATGAAGGAAGGTGAATGCCATGATTGCTTGGTCAGTTACTTGTTTATGAatatttgatgttttttttataaaatgaccTTCCCCTTCTGTCTGCTGTGATATCTGACATCCTCATGTGCTGGATTTGATAACCCTCCTTCTGCTCTCTGGGGATGGAGGATGTGGAGGAGAGATAAGAGACTCCTGACACCCCAGTGACACTTCATTATCCTCAGCATCAAATAGGGAGATATACTGGGCAGTGTGGAGGCTGGAGATATCATCATACACATAGCTGATTTATAGGGAAACCATTTATATTATAGAAAATAATCCAATTAAGTGCAATGAGATATTATCTATAGGTAATGAATACGTTTATGCATCTTAATGATCTGTCAGCCTGAactctcccataggaatgaacacTTGACATGTTATACAACTCTGGGTGCTGCTTATCTGGTGCATCTTTACACTGTGTACATATTAAACAGGATTAGTAAATGGGCCCTATATTTGTACGCTTTATTCCACCCCTCTTTTTAAATATTGTGTAATGTCACTtttaagaggacctgtcgcctctcctgacatgcctgttttaataactgcttgcatcccccatgtaatgattctggagcatctattgttatgactccatgttgtgccattcctttattattccttctagaagttatgaattgccAGAAGTTTGTAATGtgacagactgtgcagggacacacacccaactggtaacacccatctggaccttccttGAAAACGGCTAGCTATTCATTTATAATTTCTAACAGGAATAGTAAAGGAATGAAAAAAGGGGCAGTacgatggctcagtggttagcactgatgatttgcagcgctggggtcctaggtccgaatctgaccaaagacaacatctacatgaagtttgtatgttctccctttgtttgcgtgggttttctcTGGCTACTCCGGTTTCTTCCACTGCTCCAAAGACATACTTAAAtcagattattttttattgagattttcaaATCATTTTATAAGACAAACAAAGTagtcatcccccccccctccccttccccatacCCAAGCGTCCTAGATACGAGGAAAACATGTCCAAAAGTCCTTTCCATAAAGAGctgctccaaagacatactgatagggaccttagattgtgagccccattggggacagcgtgatgctaatgtctgtaatgcGCTGTGGAATAtcgtagcgctatataagtgcataaatatGGAGTCATAGGAATAAATGTTCCAGATTTGTTATTACAGCGGGGGTGCAATTCCTCTTTAGGATAGCGCTCCAGCAAAACTTGGGGGTGAAGTTATCAGTGACTGTACAAGAGTATTCTGGAGCACAGAGGCTGCAAATTCACGTGAAAGCTACAGTTTGGACAAAATGTGAGACTTTTAACTGTTTTGCACTTTCTTGTCACTTTTTAAAATGGATAAGATAAAGTTAGAGGGGGCGTGGCCTCCATGGCCCAATAGATTTACCATATGTGATTGCAAAAAATTGGAATGAATTATGGCGTAAATCTATGTGCATCTTACGTCCACACACTTCAGGTTAAGACCAGCGCGATTGGGAGGTTAGGGAGCAAAACATATCACTAATATGCCCATAGTGgattgtcacctctcctgacatgtctgttatagCAAACCCTGCATTCCacttgtaataataattctggagcatcaattgtgccgttcctttattattcctgcgagaagttatgaatgaattactcgcagtttgcaatgaagctccagatgggtgttaccagtagggtTTATCCCTGCCCAATctgccactggcagcactgaccgGATAGTGTCAGCCGCCCTCCCTGACTGGTAACACCATCCATGTATAACTTATAGAAGGACTAATAAACAAATGGCCCAACACAGAGTCAtgagaatagatgccccagaagtgttattacatggggaaaggGAGTaaatactaaaacagacatgtcaggagaggtgagaggtcctctttaaccccttcccgatttGTGCCATACATGGGTTGCAAAAGATGGCTTGTGCtccagagcagacacagcagacACCCAAGGAGATCTTACATTTTTACTCAAATAATTTTGGAGATATTTTATACAGAGCAAAACACATTTTATATTGTGACTTTTCTCAACCAGAGATGAGCTGTGAGCCATAATACAGATCTGTGTTCTGTGGATTAGTAATGACATACGGAGGATTGGACTTCAGAAAATAAATGGTAATCAATGATTTGTCTATGAGACCCCAACTACTGAACACTGCACGACATTGGGCAGTCCCTATAGGACTGGGACTCAATTGATGATTTTAAGACATTTTGACATAAATAAAGCATCATgtttagaaaatatatatttattgtttataatCTGCAATCATATACAAGCACAGATTTATGAAATATGAAGTATCTGCAAATATTGCATACCACAATACAAGTTATACATGAACTCCTGACACCTCTCACACATATTGCATACTAGGAAATATCAATAAATGATAAGCAGTAGTTGCAAATATTGCATACCAGCCATACTAAATTGAATGGCACCGGTTACATATCAATATACACAAAGTATTGAACATTGGAGTAATTCCTGCAAATATTGCAAAACAGATCAGTTACAACCTAGCAATTATCCCCATAGGAGAGAAGGACCAGTATACTATACTGAACAATTGTCTCCAATGTGTGCAtatccatctgttgcaaaacgaaaactcccagaatgccctgtaagctgggagttgtagtttttcaatagCTGGAGAGTCACAGATTGGAGGCCCCTACCATAGGACTTGGCGGCTGCACAGTCAATTATTGACTGTGACACAATTAAGGCCAAAATCAAGCAATACAAGCAATGCACGTGGCATTTTACTATTACTCTATATATACAGCCAGTACACAACTTATTTCCTTTATT
The Bufo gargarizans isolate SCDJY-AF-19 chromosome 2, ASM1485885v1, whole genome shotgun sequence genome window above contains:
- the LOC122926852 gene encoding transcription factor HES-5-like, giving the protein MAPYSVSLIQSPANDPLTQQPRKLRKPVIEKMRRDRINSSIEQLHILLEKAFQRHELPSKPEKADILEMTVTFLQRHMAERNVTASSQAQREGFSTCVQDSITFLSQHKQTDLQIQLLQNLPGAHTMTYGAVSPPVSSIHQTPSKHSPLDSSKALWRPW